A genomic region of Roseofilum capinflatum BLCC-M114 contains the following coding sequences:
- a CDS encoding creatininase family protein, translated as MHSFIPPHRFFPYLTWTEIRDMPDKEKVVIVQPVGAIEQHGPHLPLIVDSAIATGVLGKALERLPEDIPVYALPPQYYGKSNEHIKFPGTVTLSAQTLLAVLKEVGESIYRAGFRKLVFLNAHGGQPEVINIIARDLHIQYPDLMVFPLFVWRVANASGELLKQQEHPDLSIHADLGETSLLLSLLPEQVHMERAVKEYPQGLPGADSSLSLEGKLPFAWATHELSQSGVFGDPTGATAEIGDRLLDSLAQSWAQVLQDVYNFSRA; from the coding sequence ATGCATAGCTTTATTCCTCCCCATCGCTTTTTCCCTTATCTAACCTGGACAGAAATTCGGGATATGCCGGATAAGGAGAAGGTCGTGATTGTGCAACCGGTAGGGGCAATTGAGCAACACGGGCCCCATTTACCCTTAATTGTAGATTCGGCGATCGCCACTGGAGTCTTAGGAAAAGCCCTAGAACGGCTCCCGGAGGATATCCCCGTCTATGCCCTACCGCCCCAATATTACGGCAAATCGAACGAACACATTAAGTTTCCCGGAACCGTTACCCTCAGCGCCCAAACCCTGCTTGCGGTACTCAAAGAAGTGGGAGAGAGCATCTATCGGGCGGGTTTTCGCAAACTGGTGTTTCTCAATGCCCATGGGGGACAACCGGAGGTGATTAATATTATCGCCCGCGATTTACATATCCAATACCCGGATCTGATGGTATTTCCCTTGTTTGTATGGCGGGTTGCGAATGCATCAGGGGAATTACTAAAACAACAAGAACATCCAGACCTGAGTATTCACGCAGATTTGGGAGAAACCAGCTTGTTGCTCTCCCTGCTTCCAGAGCAGGTGCATATGGAGCGAGCGGTTAAGGAGTATCCCCAAGGGTTACCGGGTGCAGATAGCTCACTGTCTTTGGAAGGCAAATTGCCCTTTGCTTGGGCAACCCATGAACTGAGCCAAAGTGGGGTATTTGGCGATCCGACGGGCGCAACGGCTGAAATCGGCGATCGCCTCCTAGACTCTCTGGCTCAAAGTTGGGCGCAGGTGCTGCAAGATGTCTATAATTTTTCTAGGGCATAG